A genomic region of Cannabis sativa cultivar Pink pepper isolate KNU-18-1 chromosome 1, ASM2916894v1, whole genome shotgun sequence contains the following coding sequences:
- the LOC115706018 gene encoding uncharacterized protein LOC115706018, producing the protein MEDLCSPFNWNFRHEGEGMEELWYSLLCTTVELETQVESAKEEITKKEDEILILNEFLSRAIKEKEEAESNCQSIMLDIVTLKKQLHQAQKEQPIAPHNGLGEPTKESQNHFADQIFASSCETKENEVSNESCEDNNMDSILQPPLLSSSSSSLSSELPPGAEQLVAGKPLPEKGKLLQAVMEAGPLLQTLLLAGPLPQWQHPPPLVNCVEIPPVAISRPLTQSFLGQEEYSCLSHNNKRSLPHYEGCGFNSSTKYQKVVLY; encoded by the exons ATGGAAGATCTATGCAGTCCTTTTAATTGGAATTTTCGCCATGAAGGAGAG GGAATGGAAGAGTTATGGTACTCCCTTTTATGCACCACGGTAGAACTGGAGACACAAGTTGAATCAGCAAAAGAAGAGATTACAAAGAAAGAAGATGAAATTCTAATACTTAACGAATTTCTGAGCAGAGCCatcaaagagaaagaagaagccGAATCCAATTGCCAAAGCATAATGTTGGACATTGTCACCCTTAAAAAACAACTACACCAAGCTCAAAAAGAGCAGCCAATTGCGCCACACAATGGGCTAGGAGAGCCAACAAAGGAGAGTCAAAACCACTTTGCTGACCAAATTTTTGCCTCTTCTTGTGAGACGAAAGAAAACGAAGTCAGTAACGAATCATGTGAAGATAACAATATGGACTCAATTTTGCAGCCACCATtattatcttcttcttcttcatcattgTCATCTGAATTGCCTCCAGGAGCTGAGCAGTTGGTGGCTGGAAAGCCATTGCCGGAGAAAGGGAAGCTTCTTCAGGCAGTGATGGAAGCAGGACCCCTGCTTCAGACTCTGCTCTTGGCTGGACCACTTCCACAGTGGCAGCACCCGCCGCCGCTAGTTAACTGTGTTGAGATTCCTCCTGTGGCCATTTCTCGGCCCCTAACACAAAGCTTTCTTGGCCAAGAAGAGTACTCTTGTTTGAGTCACAACAACAAGAGAAGCCTACCACATTATGAGGGATGTGGTTTCAACTCCAGCACAAAGTACCAAAAGGTTGTTCTGTACTGA
- the LOC115706016 gene encoding SHUGOSHIN 2 isoform X1: protein MENVVLVDSADGSAQRKKLADISNLQRRFNPTNQDAKPKRTTITAKEYVEKLHKENTELVKLLGDRNKLIELSAVEIQKLRISIQKVQLQNMQLAQTNSQMLAELNSSKDRLKLLQHELQCKNGLLKARKFEGKRKRVLCENNDGDEDGEFLPVVQEKKPSKANQRKKSRTQSLPPPPAGIEVCAKDEANSKRRCSRRLSARFKSKELEETDYFSEIEDDKFQVSSLLDQPVIESSEMLSSQHDDPAESNGQLSSSLHGDLVGASGQTLQGSTLEKDDKNTALNSAQGFRRSSVGRPLRRAATKVQSYKELPITVKMRRTE, encoded by the exons ATGGAAAATGTTGTCCTCGTTGATTCAG CAGATGGTAGTGCCCAAAGGAAAAAGCTAGCCGACATTAGCAACTTACAGCGCCGATTTAATCCAACAAATCAAGATGCTAAGCCTAAGCGTACTACAATTACTGCTAAAGAATATGTTGAAAAGCTCCACAAG gaAAATACAGAATTGGTGAAGCTTCTTGGTGACAGAAA TAAACTTATTGAGCTGAGCGCAGTAGAAATACAGAAATTGAGAATAAGCATTCAGAAAGTCCAGCTACAAAATATGCAGCTTGCCCAAACAAATAGCCAAATGCTGGCG GAGCTTAATTCAAGTAAAGATAGG TTGAAATTACTCCAGCATGAGCTTCAATGCAAAAACGGGTTACTCAAAGCCAGAAAATTTGAG GGAAAGAGAAAGAGGGTATTATGTGAGAATAATGATGGTGATGAG GATGGGGAATTCTTGCCAGTGGTACAGGAAAAGAAGCCTAGTAAGGCCAACCAGAGAAAGAAATCAAGGACCCAAT CTTTGCCCCCTCCTCCTGCTGGTATAGAAGTTTGTGCAAAAGATGAGGCTAACAGTAAAAG GCGTTGTTCTAGAAGGCTGTCTGCTAGGTTCAAATCTAAAGAATTAGAGGAAACGGATTACTTTTCTGAGATAGAAGATGATAAATTTCAAGTATCTTCCTTACTTGATCAACCAGTTATTGAAAGTAGTGAAATGCTTTCTTCTCAACATGATGATCCAGCTGAATCAAATGGTCAGTTGTCATCTTCTTTGCATGGTGATCTAGTTGGTGCAAGTGGTCAAACATTACAGGGATCAACATTAGAAAAAGATGACAAAAATACAGCCCTCAATTCAGCCCAAGGATTTAGGCGATCATCTGTTGGAAGACCGCTACGCCGAGCAGCTACGAAGGTTCAATCCTACAAAGAGTTACCAATTACAGTTAAGATGCGCAGAACTGAGTGA
- the LOC115706016 gene encoding SHUGOSHIN 2 isoform X2, with amino-acid sequence MENVVLVDSDGSAQRKKLADISNLQRRFNPTNQDAKPKRTTITAKEYVEKLHKENTELVKLLGDRNKLIELSAVEIQKLRISIQKVQLQNMQLAQTNSQMLAELNSSKDRLKLLQHELQCKNGLLKARKFEGKRKRVLCENNDGDEDGEFLPVVQEKKPSKANQRKKSRTQSLPPPPAGIEVCAKDEANSKRRCSRRLSARFKSKELEETDYFSEIEDDKFQVSSLLDQPVIESSEMLSSQHDDPAESNGQLSSSLHGDLVGASGQTLQGSTLEKDDKNTALNSAQGFRRSSVGRPLRRAATKVQSYKELPITVKMRRTE; translated from the exons ATGGAAAATGTTGTCCTCGTTGATTCAG ATGGTAGTGCCCAAAGGAAAAAGCTAGCCGACATTAGCAACTTACAGCGCCGATTTAATCCAACAAATCAAGATGCTAAGCCTAAGCGTACTACAATTACTGCTAAAGAATATGTTGAAAAGCTCCACAAG gaAAATACAGAATTGGTGAAGCTTCTTGGTGACAGAAA TAAACTTATTGAGCTGAGCGCAGTAGAAATACAGAAATTGAGAATAAGCATTCAGAAAGTCCAGCTACAAAATATGCAGCTTGCCCAAACAAATAGCCAAATGCTGGCG GAGCTTAATTCAAGTAAAGATAGG TTGAAATTACTCCAGCATGAGCTTCAATGCAAAAACGGGTTACTCAAAGCCAGAAAATTTGAG GGAAAGAGAAAGAGGGTATTATGTGAGAATAATGATGGTGATGAG GATGGGGAATTCTTGCCAGTGGTACAGGAAAAGAAGCCTAGTAAGGCCAACCAGAGAAAGAAATCAAGGACCCAAT CTTTGCCCCCTCCTCCTGCTGGTATAGAAGTTTGTGCAAAAGATGAGGCTAACAGTAAAAG GCGTTGTTCTAGAAGGCTGTCTGCTAGGTTCAAATCTAAAGAATTAGAGGAAACGGATTACTTTTCTGAGATAGAAGATGATAAATTTCAAGTATCTTCCTTACTTGATCAACCAGTTATTGAAAGTAGTGAAATGCTTTCTTCTCAACATGATGATCCAGCTGAATCAAATGGTCAGTTGTCATCTTCTTTGCATGGTGATCTAGTTGGTGCAAGTGGTCAAACATTACAGGGATCAACATTAGAAAAAGATGACAAAAATACAGCCCTCAATTCAGCCCAAGGATTTAGGCGATCATCTGTTGGAAGACCGCTACGCCGAGCAGCTACGAAGGTTCAATCCTACAAAGAGTTACCAATTACAGTTAAGATGCGCAGAACTGAGTGA